A DNA window from Mycolicibacter terrae contains the following coding sequences:
- a CDS encoding sigma-70 family RNA polymerase sigma factor: protein MTAAVEDFEALRPHLLAVAYRLTGMFADAEDIVQDAWLRFAAAERDQIADPRAWLTTVVSRLGLDRLRSAPRRRESYVGEWLPEPVVTGADESDPLAAVVAGEDARFAAMVVLERLNPDQRVAFVLHDGFAVPFAEVAEVLHTSEAAARQLASRARRAVATDPPPQPDPRHAEAVGSLMAAMAAGDLDAVVALLHPDVTFTGDSNRRAPTAVRVIEGPEKVARFLLGLARRYGPTLVTANQLALVNGELGAYTAGAPGADGFAELLPRVTAMTVRDGLVYAVWDIANPDKFTGSPLRGSASL from the coding sequence ATGACTGCGGCGGTCGAGGACTTCGAGGCGTTGCGGCCGCATCTGCTGGCGGTGGCCTACCGGCTCACCGGCATGTTCGCCGACGCCGAAGACATCGTGCAGGACGCCTGGCTGCGCTTCGCTGCCGCCGAGCGCGACCAGATCGCCGACCCACGGGCCTGGTTGACGACGGTGGTGAGCCGGCTCGGTCTGGACCGGCTGCGCTCGGCGCCGCGGCGCCGCGAATCCTATGTGGGCGAATGGCTTCCGGAGCCGGTGGTGACCGGCGCAGACGAATCCGATCCACTGGCGGCGGTGGTGGCCGGTGAAGACGCCCGGTTCGCCGCGATGGTGGTGCTGGAGCGGCTGAACCCGGATCAGCGGGTGGCGTTCGTGCTGCACGACGGCTTCGCGGTGCCGTTCGCCGAGGTGGCCGAGGTGTTGCACACCAGCGAGGCCGCTGCCCGGCAGCTGGCGTCGCGGGCCCGGCGCGCCGTTGCCACCGATCCGCCGCCGCAACCCGATCCGCGGCACGCCGAGGCGGTCGGGTCGCTGATGGCCGCGATGGCCGCCGGGGACCTGGACGCGGTGGTGGCGCTGCTGCACCCGGACGTGACGTTCACCGGTGACTCCAACCGCCGGGCGCCGACCGCTGTCCGGGTTATTGAGGGCCCGGAGAAGGTGGCGCGGTTCCTGCTGGGCCTGGCGCGGCGCTACGGGCCGACCCTGGTGACGGCGAACCAGCTGGCGTTGGTCAACGGCGAGCTCGGCGCCTACACGGCCGGCGCGCCGGGCGCCGACGGATTCGCCGAGCTGCTGCCGCGTGTCACCGCGATGACGGTGCGCGACGGCCTGGTCTATGCCGTCTGGGACATCGCCAACCCGGACAAGTTCACTGGTTCTCCGCTGCGCGGTTCCGCGAGCCTGTAG
- a CDS encoding phosphatidylethanolamine N-methyltransferase family domain-containing protein, producing MHWYTGNSSYDTVLTFAFGFAAFVIIGGFFGQSSYGRFSSAKLGFNLNPKFGWWLMEIPATVVFVIAYLAGPHRFEPTSLVLAGIWALHYANRGWFFPLAIRQVPGKRSTFNISVVVMGMLVTTMHGYLNGALFSHDYLGRYGRAWLTDPRFVVGLVIYLCGFALLVSSESIVRNLRDKNDPGAAEYRIPFGGGFRFVTSPAYLGELIAWTGFAVLTWALPGVVILLITAGNLIPRALQTHRWYREKFADYPTDRNALVPFLM from the coding sequence GTGCACTGGTACACCGGAAACTCCAGCTACGACACCGTCCTGACCTTCGCGTTCGGCTTCGCCGCGTTCGTGATCATCGGCGGCTTCTTCGGCCAGAGCTCCTACGGGCGGTTCTCCTCGGCCAAACTCGGGTTCAACCTGAACCCGAAGTTCGGCTGGTGGCTGATGGAGATCCCCGCGACGGTGGTGTTCGTGATCGCCTACCTGGCCGGACCGCACCGGTTCGAGCCGACTTCCCTTGTGCTGGCCGGTATCTGGGCTTTGCACTACGCCAACCGGGGCTGGTTCTTCCCGCTGGCGATCCGCCAGGTCCCCGGCAAGCGCAGCACGTTCAACATCTCCGTGGTGGTGATGGGCATGCTCGTCACGACGATGCACGGCTACCTCAACGGTGCGCTGTTCAGCCATGACTACCTGGGGCGGTACGGCCGCGCCTGGTTGACCGACCCGCGCTTCGTGGTGGGCCTGGTGATCTACCTGTGCGGGTTCGCGCTGCTGGTCAGCTCCGAGTCGATCGTGCGGAACCTGCGCGACAAGAACGACCCCGGTGCCGCCGAGTACCGGATTCCATTCGGCGGCGGCTTCCGGTTCGTCACCAGCCCGGCCTACCTGGGCGAACTGATCGCCTGGACCGGTTTCGCCGTGCTGACCTGGGCACTGCCCGGCGTGGTCATCCTGTTGATCACCGCCGGCAACCTGATTCCCCGGGCGCTGCAGACCCACCGCTGGTACCGGGAGAAGTTCGCCGACTACCCCACCGACCGCAACGCGCTGGTGCCGTTTCTGATGTGA
- a CDS encoding succinate dehydrogenase iron-sulfur subunit — translation MALVDGPPAGDPPLPPVPEGAQMVTLKIARYNPENPDQYAATDGWQSFRVPALPTDRLLNLLIYVKSYLDGTLTFRRSCAHGVCGSDGVRVNGNNKLACKLLMRDILPKKPGKELTLTIEPMRGLPVEKDLVVNMEPFMDAYRAIKPYLITSGNPPTREWIQSQHDRHRYDDTTKCILCGICTTSCPVYWSEGSYFGPAAIVNAHRFIFDSRDEGAAERLDILNEVDGVWRCRTTFNCTDACPRGIEITKAIQEVKRALMFAR, via the coding sequence GTGGCGCTGGTCGACGGCCCGCCGGCCGGTGACCCGCCGCTGCCCCCGGTCCCCGAGGGCGCGCAGATGGTCACGCTCAAGATCGCCCGGTACAACCCGGAGAACCCCGACCAGTACGCCGCCACCGACGGCTGGCAGAGCTTCCGGGTTCCGGCGCTGCCCACCGACCGGTTGCTGAACCTGCTGATCTACGTCAAGAGCTACCTGGACGGCACGCTGACCTTCCGCCGGTCCTGCGCGCACGGGGTGTGCGGCTCGGACGGCGTGCGGGTCAACGGCAACAACAAGCTGGCCTGCAAGCTGCTGATGCGCGACATCCTGCCCAAAAAGCCGGGCAAGGAGCTGACGCTGACCATCGAGCCGATGCGTGGGCTGCCGGTGGAAAAAGACCTCGTGGTCAACATGGAACCGTTCATGGACGCCTACCGGGCGATCAAGCCGTACCTGATCACCAGCGGCAATCCGCCCACCCGGGAGTGGATCCAGAGCCAGCACGACCGGCACCGCTACGACGACACCACCAAGTGCATCCTGTGCGGCATCTGCACGACCAGTTGCCCGGTGTACTGGAGCGAGGGGTCGTATTTCGGGCCGGCGGCGATCGTGAACGCCCACCGGTTCATCTTCGACTCGCGCGACGAGGGCGCCGCGGAGCGGTTGGACATCCTCAACGAGGTCGACGGGGTGTGGCGCTGCCGCACCACGTTCAACTGCACCGACGCCTGCCCGCGCGGCATCGAGATCACCAAGGCGATCCAGGAGGTCAAGCGGGCCTTGATGTTCGCCCGCTGA
- the sdhA gene encoding succinate dehydrogenase flavoprotein subunit, with translation MIQEHRYDVVIVGAGGAGMRAAVEAAPRARTAVLTKLYPTRSHTGAAQGGMCAALANVEDDNWEWHAFDTVKGGDYLADQDAVEIMAKEAIDAVLDLENMGMPFSRTPEGRIDQRRFGGHTRDHGKAPVRRSCYAADRTGHMILQTLYQNCVKHGVEFFNEFYVLDLVLTETPSGPVATGVVAYELATGAIHVFHAKAIVLATGGSGRMYKTTSNAHTLTGDGMGVVFRKGLPLEDMEFHQFHPTGLAGLGILISEAVRGEGGRLLNADGERFMERYAPTIVDLAPRDIVARSMVLEVLEGRGAGPNKDYVYIDVRHLGEDVLEEKLPDITEFARTYLGVDPVTELVPVYPTCHYVMGGIPTTVTGQVLRDNTATVPGLYAAGECACVSVHGANRLGTNSLLDINVFGRRAGIAAAEYANSHDFTEMPENPADMVVNWVSDILSEHGNERVADIRGALQQSMDNNAAVFRTEKTLKQALSDIHALKERYARITVHDKGKRFNSDLLEAIELGFLLELAEVTVVGALNRQESRGGHAREDYPNRDDVNYMRHTMAYKEGTDLIADIRLDYKPVVQTRYEPKERKY, from the coding sequence GTGATTCAGGAACATCGATACGACGTGGTGATCGTCGGCGCCGGCGGCGCCGGGATGCGCGCGGCGGTGGAAGCCGCGCCCCGCGCTCGTACCGCGGTGCTGACCAAGCTGTACCCCACGCGCAGCCACACCGGTGCTGCGCAGGGCGGCATGTGCGCCGCGCTGGCCAACGTCGAGGACGACAACTGGGAGTGGCACGCCTTCGACACCGTCAAGGGCGGCGACTACCTGGCCGACCAGGACGCGGTGGAGATCATGGCCAAGGAGGCCATCGACGCGGTGCTGGACCTGGAGAACATGGGCATGCCGTTCTCCCGCACCCCCGAGGGCCGCATCGACCAGCGCCGGTTCGGCGGGCACACCCGCGACCACGGCAAGGCCCCGGTGCGCCGCTCGTGCTACGCCGCCGACCGCACCGGCCACATGATCCTGCAGACGCTGTACCAGAACTGCGTCAAGCACGGCGTGGAGTTCTTCAACGAGTTCTACGTGCTGGACCTGGTGCTCACCGAGACCCCGTCGGGTCCGGTGGCGACCGGGGTGGTGGCCTACGAGCTGGCCACCGGCGCCATCCACGTCTTCCACGCCAAAGCGATCGTGCTGGCCACCGGCGGGTCGGGCCGGATGTACAAGACCACCTCCAACGCCCACACCCTGACCGGTGACGGCATGGGCGTCGTCTTCCGCAAGGGACTGCCGCTGGAGGACATGGAGTTTCACCAGTTCCACCCGACGGGGCTGGCCGGGCTGGGCATCCTGATCTCGGAGGCGGTGCGCGGCGAGGGCGGCCGGCTGCTCAACGCCGACGGCGAGCGTTTCATGGAGCGCTACGCCCCGACGATCGTCGACCTGGCCCCCCGCGACATCGTGGCCCGCTCGATGGTGCTCGAGGTGCTCGAAGGCCGCGGCGCCGGGCCCAACAAGGACTACGTCTACATCGATGTGCGCCACCTCGGCGAGGACGTGCTCGAGGAGAAGCTGCCCGACATCACCGAGTTCGCCCGCACCTACCTGGGCGTGGACCCGGTCACCGAGCTGGTGCCGGTCTACCCGACCTGCCACTACGTGATGGGCGGTATCCCGACCACGGTGACCGGGCAGGTGCTGCGCGACAACACCGCCACTGTGCCGGGGCTCTACGCCGCCGGCGAGTGCGCCTGCGTGTCGGTGCACGGCGCCAACCGGCTGGGCACCAACTCGCTGCTGGACATCAACGTGTTCGGCCGCCGCGCCGGTATCGCCGCGGCGGAGTACGCCAACTCCCACGACTTCACCGAGATGCCGGAGAACCCGGCCGACATGGTGGTCAACTGGGTATCCGACATCCTGTCCGAGCACGGCAACGAGCGCGTCGCCGACATCCGCGGCGCCCTGCAGCAGTCGATGGACAACAACGCCGCGGTGTTCCGCACCGAGAAGACGCTCAAGCAGGCGCTGAGCGACATCCACGCCCTCAAGGAGCGGTACGCCCGAATCACCGTGCACGACAAGGGTAAACGCTTCAACTCCGATCTGTTGGAGGCGATCGAGCTGGGCTTCCTGCTGGAGCTGGCCGAGGTCACCGTGGTGGGCGCCCTGAACCGCCAGGAATCCCGCGGTGGGCATGCCCGCGAGGATTACCCCAACCGCGACGACGTCAACTACATGCGCCACACCATGGCCTACAAGGAAGGCACCGACCTGATCGCCGACATCCGGTTGGACTACAAGCCGGTGGTGCAGACCCGCTACGAACCGAAGGAACGGAAGTACTGA
- a CDS encoding succinate dehydrogenase hydrophobic membrane anchor subunit, which translates to MSTPDLQLGRGALAPVRGPDRDRPASLGDPRSPRRSNGMPNFEKYTWLFMRFSGAVLIFLVLGHLFIMLMWQDGVYRIDFNYVAERWSSPYWQIWDLALLWLAELHGANGLRTIIGDYTRSDRSRFWLMTLLAFSVIFTLALGSYVLLSFDPNIS; encoded by the coding sequence ATGAGCACACCTGACCTGCAATTGGGCCGCGGCGCGCTGGCCCCGGTCCGCGGCCCGGACCGCGACCGCCCGGCCAGCCTGGGGGACCCGCGCTCGCCGCGCCGGTCCAACGGGATGCCCAACTTCGAGAAGTACACCTGGCTGTTCATGCGGTTCTCCGGCGCGGTGCTGATCTTCCTGGTGCTCGGACACCTCTTCATCATGCTGATGTGGCAGGACGGGGTGTACCGGATCGACTTCAACTACGTCGCGGAGCGCTGGAGCTCGCCGTACTGGCAGATCTGGGACCTGGCCCTGCTGTGGCTGGCCGAACTGCACGGCGCCAACGGCCTGCGCACGATCATCGGCGATTACACCCGCAGTGATCGCAGCCGGTTCTGGCTCATGACCCTGCTGGCGTTCTCGGTGATCTTCACGCTGGCGCTGGGCAGTTACGTGCTGCTGAGCTTCGACCCGAACATTTCTTGA
- the sdhC gene encoding succinate dehydrogenase, cytochrome b556 subunit: MMTATSADTATPGTQASSRRPRRQSLYKGDPGMWAFALHRITGATIFFFLFVHVIDTALVRVSPQAYTEVIATYKTPIVGLMELGLVAAVLFHGLNGVRLILIDFWWQGCRWQRQMLVAVCAIWLVVMVPVVVRIGMHMAERFL, translated from the coding sequence CTGATGACGGCGACATCCGCCGATACGGCGACGCCAGGGACCCAAGCTTCTTCCCGGCGTCCCCGGCGGCAGAGTCTGTATAAGGGCGACCCCGGGATGTGGGCGTTCGCCCTGCACCGGATCACCGGTGCGACCATCTTCTTCTTCCTGTTCGTCCACGTGATCGACACGGCACTGGTGCGGGTCAGCCCGCAGGCCTACACCGAGGTGATCGCGACCTACAAGACGCCGATCGTCGGCCTGATGGAACTGGGCCTGGTGGCCGCGGTGCTGTTCCACGGCCTCAACGGGGTCCGGCTGATCCTGATCGACTTCTGGTGGCAGGGCTGCCGCTGGCAGCGCCAGATGCTGGTGGCGGTCTGCGCCATCTGGCTGGTGGTGATGGTCCCGGTGGTGGTCCGGATCGGCATGCACATGGCGGAGCGATTTTTATGA
- a CDS encoding cytidine deaminase, which produces MGAAEVSDVIDWDLLRRKAISVAANAYAPYSRLSVGAAGLAADGRLFAGCNVENVSYGLGLCAECGVVAALYAAGGGRLVALSCTDAAGNLLMPCGRCRQVLLEHGGPELLIDHPAGARRLSDLLPDAFGPDAWR; this is translated from the coding sequence ATGGGCGCAGCTGAGGTGTCGGACGTAATTGACTGGGACTTGTTGCGGCGCAAGGCAATTTCGGTAGCTGCGAACGCCTACGCGCCGTATTCGCGGTTGTCGGTCGGAGCGGCGGGCCTGGCCGCCGACGGTCGCCTGTTCGCCGGCTGCAATGTGGAGAATGTCTCATATGGTCTGGGCCTGTGCGCCGAGTGCGGGGTGGTCGCCGCGCTGTACGCCGCCGGGGGTGGACGGCTGGTGGCGCTGTCGTGCACCGACGCCGCCGGCAACCTGCTGATGCCGTGCGGGCGGTGTCGGCAGGTGCTGCTCGAACACGGCGGACCCGAGCTCCTCATCGACCACCCGGCCGGTGCGCGGCGGCTGTCCGACCTGCTGCCGGACGCCTTCGGGCCCGACGCATGGCGGTGA
- a CDS encoding thymidine phosphorylase translates to MNPVFDAPTLIATKRDGHRLTDASIDWLIDSYTRGVVAQEQMAALLMAIFLRGMDARETARWTTAMIASGERLDFADLRRNGRRVPTVDKHSTGGVGDKITLPLVAVVAACGAAVPQASGRGLGHTGGTLDKLESIAGFDATLSTARLRDQLAEVGAAIFAAGACAPADAKLYALRDITATVESLPLIASSVMSKKLAEGAAALVLDVKVGSGAFMKTVGQARELAGLMVELGTAHGVPTRALLTDMNSPLGTTVGNALEVAEALEVLAGGGPEDVVALTVRLAAEMLALAGLDTRDPAATLSDGTAMDAFVAMVGAQGGDLSVPLPMAACSETISASRGGTMGEIDAMAVGMTAWRLGAGRSRPGERVQAGAGVRIHRRPGEPVSAGEPLFTLYTDTPERFGPARAELDGGYRVHGVHDVHGTPAAPRPLIIGATP, encoded by the coding sequence GTGAACCCCGTTTTCGACGCCCCGACGCTGATCGCCACCAAGCGCGATGGTCACCGCCTGACCGACGCGTCGATCGACTGGCTGATCGACTCCTATACCCGCGGGGTGGTCGCGCAGGAGCAGATGGCGGCGCTGCTGATGGCGATCTTCCTGCGGGGCATGGACGCCCGCGAGACCGCGCGCTGGACCACGGCGATGATCGCCTCGGGGGAGCGGCTGGACTTCGCCGACCTGCGCCGCAACGGGCGCCGGGTGCCGACCGTCGACAAACACTCCACCGGCGGTGTGGGCGACAAGATCACCCTGCCGCTGGTGGCGGTGGTCGCGGCGTGCGGTGCCGCGGTGCCGCAGGCCTCCGGGCGCGGCCTGGGTCACACCGGCGGCACCCTGGACAAGCTGGAGTCGATCGCCGGTTTCGACGCCACGCTGTCGACGGCGCGGCTGCGGGACCAGCTCGCCGAGGTCGGGGCCGCGATCTTCGCCGCCGGCGCATGCGCGCCCGCCGACGCCAAGCTCTACGCACTGCGCGATATCACCGCCACCGTGGAGTCGCTGCCGCTGATCGCCAGTTCGGTGATGAGCAAGAAACTGGCCGAAGGCGCCGCGGCGCTGGTCCTGGACGTCAAGGTCGGCTCGGGAGCCTTCATGAAGACCGTCGGGCAGGCCCGGGAGCTGGCCGGGCTGATGGTCGAGTTGGGCACGGCGCACGGGGTGCCCACCCGCGCGCTGCTCACCGACATGAACAGCCCGCTCGGGACCACTGTCGGCAACGCCCTGGAGGTCGCCGAGGCGCTGGAGGTGCTGGCCGGTGGCGGCCCCGAGGACGTGGTGGCCCTGACGGTGAGGCTGGCCGCCGAGATGCTCGCGCTGGCCGGGTTGGACACGCGCGATCCGGCGGCGACCTTGTCCGACGGCACCGCGATGGACGCCTTCGTCGCGATGGTCGGCGCCCAGGGCGGGGATCTGAGCGTTCCGCTGCCGATGGCGGCATGTTCGGAGACCATCTCCGCATCCCGGGGCGGCACAATGGGGGAAATCGACGCGATGGCGGTGGGTATGACGGCATGGCGGTTGGGAGCGGGACGTTCCCGCCCGGGTGAACGGGTGCAGGCCGGGGCCGGCGTGCGAATCCATCGCCGTCCCGGTGAACCCGTCAGCGCCGGCGAGCCGCTGTTCACGCTGTATACCGACACACCGGAGCGGTTCGGGCCGGCGCGTGCCGAGCTGGACGGCGGCTACCGCGTCCATGGCGTCCATGACGTCCATGGCACCCCGGCGGCCCCGCGGCCACTGATCATCGGAGCGACCCCATGA
- a CDS encoding adenosine deaminase has translation MTTPLSLEMIRQAPKALLHDHLDGGLRPATVVDIAGRVGYDGLPTTDPDELATWFRTRSHSGSLERYLEPFSHTVAVMQTPDALHRIAAECVEDLASDNVVYAEVRFAPELHIEGGLSFDEVTDAVLAGFAEGERRAAAAGREITVRCLVTAMRHAALSREIAELAIRFRDKGVVGFDIAGAEAGHPPSRHLDAFEYMRDHNARFTIHAGEAFGLPSIHEAIAFCGADRLGHGVRITDDITVDDDGVVRLGRLAAILRDKRIPLELCPSSNVQTGAVGSIAEHPFDLLARARLRVTVNTDNRLMSDTTMSKEMLVLADTFGYGWTDLQRFTVNAMKSAFIPFDQRVEIIEEVIKPRFAVLVG, from the coding sequence ATGACCACACCGCTGAGCCTGGAGATGATCCGCCAAGCGCCCAAGGCGCTGCTGCATGATCACCTGGACGGCGGCCTGCGCCCGGCCACCGTCGTCGACATCGCCGGGCGGGTCGGCTACGACGGGCTACCCACCACCGATCCCGACGAACTGGCGACCTGGTTTCGCACCCGCTCGCACAGCGGCTCACTCGAGCGCTACCTGGAGCCGTTCAGCCACACCGTGGCGGTGATGCAGACCCCCGACGCGCTGCACCGGATCGCGGCCGAATGCGTGGAGGATCTGGCCTCCGACAACGTCGTCTACGCCGAGGTGCGGTTCGCGCCCGAATTGCACATCGAGGGCGGACTGTCGTTCGACGAGGTGACCGACGCGGTGCTGGCCGGGTTCGCCGAGGGAGAGCGCCGCGCCGCGGCCGCCGGCCGGGAGATCACGGTGCGCTGCCTGGTCACCGCGATGCGGCACGCCGCGCTGTCCCGGGAGATCGCCGAGCTGGCCATCCGGTTCCGTGACAAGGGCGTGGTCGGGTTCGACATCGCCGGCGCCGAAGCCGGCCACCCGCCCAGCCGGCATCTGGACGCGTTCGAGTACATGCGAGACCATAACGCGCGCTTCACGATTCATGCCGGCGAGGCTTTCGGGCTGCCCTCCATCCACGAGGCGATCGCGTTCTGCGGCGCCGACCGGCTCGGGCACGGGGTGCGGATCACCGACGACATCACCGTCGACGATGACGGCGTGGTGCGGTTGGGCCGGCTGGCGGCGATCCTGCGGGACAAGCGGATCCCGTTGGAGTTGTGCCCGAGCTCCAATGTGCAGACCGGCGCGGTCGGCAGCATCGCCGAGCACCCGTTCGATCTGCTGGCGCGCGCCCGGTTGCGGGTCACGGTCAATACCGACAACCGGTTGATGAGCGACACCACGATGAGCAAGGAGATGCTGGTACTGGCCGACACGTTCGGCTACGGCTGGACCGATCTGCAGCGGTTCACCGTCAATGCGATGAAGTCGGCGTTCATCCCGTTCGACCAGCGAGTGGAGATCATCGAGGAAGTGATCAAACCGCGATTCGCGGTCCTGGTCGGTTGA
- a CDS encoding LGFP repeat-containing protein, with protein sequence MGIALIGTGCSETKEKTNDALSSASSIASSASSVISSAVSTPAEESEAASSTEMTGADGKEYTVSGPILAKLDSLDATAKQDLGEPTGAEQKNPDGGIYQQFDGGVIVHTTRSYVVWGKIRDKWNELGGSQGKLGYPTSDETTNADGAKQTTFEHGIITWKDGDQEATVTEH encoded by the coding sequence TTGGGGATCGCATTGATCGGCACGGGTTGCAGCGAGACCAAAGAGAAGACCAACGACGCCTTGAGTTCGGCGAGCTCGATCGCCTCCTCGGCCAGCTCGGTGATCTCGTCCGCGGTCAGCACCCCCGCCGAGGAGAGCGAAGCCGCCAGCTCCACCGAGATGACCGGCGCGGACGGCAAGGAGTACACCGTCTCCGGCCCGATCCTGGCCAAGCTGGACTCGCTGGACGCGACCGCCAAGCAGGACCTCGGCGAGCCGACCGGCGCCGAGCAGAAGAACCCCGACGGCGGCATCTACCAGCAGTTCGACGGCGGCGTGATCGTTCACACCACCCGGTCCTACGTGGTGTGGGGCAAGATCCGCGACAAGTGGAACGAGCTGGGCGGCTCCCAGGGCAAGCTCGGTTACCCGACCAGCGACGAGACCACCAACGCCGACGGCGCCAAGCAGACCACCTTCGAGCACGGCATCATCACCTGGAAAGACGGTGACCAGGAGGCAACCGTCACCGAGCACTGA
- the satS gene encoding protein export chaperone SatS, with amino-acid sequence MAADLVPIRLAVTAGDRYTLWAPRWRDAGDEWEAFLGKDEDLYAFATAADLVAFVRSNTDNDLVDHPAWPKLVEAVEVTAHRLNPGGNRHYDLIAVEELLAEKPTKKSVRTVAEAMEIVSSIGSVCDLTTVTKFFNGNPSLGTLAGGIDNFTGRAGRKRWNALAEIVGRSWGNVLAAVEEVISTPDVDSAASSKAADELAEEPPAELQETVSEDPADAADTDSDETAAVLGEHATGERLVLGGDANFWTKVGIDPIRIITDNGTFFTLRCYLGDEPVFLGRNGRISVFGSERALARYLADEHDHDLSDLSTYDDIRTAATDGSLAIDITDDNVYVLSGMVDDLTDGPDAVDREQLELAVEFLQDVGTYAEDGVVSETLKPDRALGRLVSYVLDRESVSEPQRPFAPAVKEWEQLEQFVQSRLRRE; translated from the coding sequence ATGGCAGCTGACCTCGTACCGATCCGTCTTGCGGTGACCGCTGGTGACCGCTACACCCTGTGGGCGCCGCGCTGGCGCGACGCCGGTGACGAGTGGGAGGCGTTCCTCGGCAAGGACGAAGACCTGTACGCCTTCGCCACCGCGGCCGACTTGGTGGCCTTCGTGCGGTCCAACACCGACAACGACCTGGTGGATCACCCCGCGTGGCCGAAGCTGGTCGAGGCCGTCGAGGTCACGGCGCACCGGCTCAACCCGGGTGGCAACCGCCACTACGACCTGATCGCGGTGGAGGAGTTGCTGGCGGAGAAGCCGACCAAGAAGTCCGTGCGGACGGTGGCCGAAGCGATGGAGATCGTCTCCTCGATCGGGTCGGTGTGCGACCTGACCACGGTGACGAAGTTCTTCAACGGCAACCCGAGCCTGGGCACGCTGGCCGGCGGCATCGACAACTTCACCGGCCGCGCCGGACGCAAACGGTGGAATGCGCTCGCCGAGATCGTCGGCCGCAGCTGGGGCAACGTCCTGGCCGCGGTCGAAGAGGTCATCAGCACTCCCGACGTCGACAGTGCCGCGTCGTCGAAGGCGGCCGACGAGCTGGCCGAAGAGCCCCCGGCCGAACTCCAGGAGACCGTCTCAGAAGACCCGGCAGACGCCGCCGACACCGACTCCGATGAGACGGCCGCCGTGCTCGGCGAGCATGCCACCGGTGAGCGGCTCGTGCTCGGCGGTGACGCGAACTTCTGGACCAAGGTGGGCATCGACCCGATTCGGATCATCACCGACAACGGGACGTTCTTCACGTTGCGCTGCTATCTCGGCGACGAGCCGGTTTTCCTCGGCCGCAACGGCCGGATCAGCGTGTTCGGCTCCGAGCGCGCCCTGGCCCGCTACCTCGCCGACGAGCACGATCACGACCTCTCGGACCTGAGCACCTACGACGACATCCGCACCGCCGCCACCGACGGCTCGCTGGCGATCGACATCACCGACGACAACGTCTACGTGCTGTCCGGCATGGTCGACGACCTGACCGACGGCCCCGACGCGGTGGACCGCGAGCAACTCGAGCTGGCCGTGGAGTTTCTGCAGGATGTGGGCACCTACGCCGAGGACGGTGTCGTCAGTGAGACCCTCAAGCCGGACCGTGCCCTGGGCCGGTTGGTGAGCTATGTACTCGACCGGGAATCGGTGAGCGAACCGCAGCGCCCGTTTGCTCCGGCAGTCAAGGAATGGGAACAACTCGAGCAGTTCGTGCAGTCCCGGCTGCGCCGCGAGTAG